One Olsenella sp. oral taxon 807 DNA segment encodes these proteins:
- a CDS encoding site-specific integrase, with amino-acid sequence MLNELTSSDLFHTYYKEWIAVYKEDAVRQVTLNKYKLALGWIERLAPDLTLENLDRLAYQRILNEYAKEHERQTTMDFCHLLKGAVLDAVDEGLVPRDPTRKAIIKGKAPRPKKSRYLNQFELHKLLAGLNLGQKISWEWFILLVAKTGLRFSEALAITPVDFDFTKQTLSVSKTWDYKNGGGFVPTKNRSSVRKVQIDWQLIVQFSVLIKDLPESEPMFVKQGKKVYNSTANNVLARLCKEAGVPVIPIHGLRHTHASLLLFAGVSIASVAKRLGHASMNTTEKTYLHIIQELENKDVDLVMRSLTSLI; translated from the coding sequence ATGCTGAACGAGTTGACGAGTAGCGATCTGTTTCATACGTACTACAAAGAATGGATAGCCGTCTACAAGGAGGACGCGGTGAGGCAGGTGACACTCAACAAGTACAAGCTTGCACTCGGCTGGATCGAGAGGCTGGCGCCTGACCTCACGTTGGAGAACCTAGACCGACTCGCCTACCAGCGTATACTCAACGAGTACGCGAAGGAGCACGAACGCCAGACGACCATGGACTTCTGTCACCTGCTCAAGGGCGCGGTGCTGGACGCCGTTGACGAGGGGCTTGTCCCCCGGGACCCGACGAGGAAGGCCATCATCAAGGGCAAGGCCCCGCGACCGAAGAAGAGCCGCTATCTCAACCAGTTCGAGCTGCACAAGCTACTCGCAGGCCTCAATCTCGGCCAGAAGATCAGTTGGGAGTGGTTCATCCTGCTCGTGGCCAAGACAGGACTGCGGTTCTCTGAAGCACTGGCGATCACCCCTGTGGACTTTGACTTCACCAAACAGACACTCTCGGTGAGCAAGACGTGGGACTACAAGAACGGCGGCGGCTTCGTTCCGACCAAGAACAGGTCGTCAGTGCGAAAGGTACAGATCGACTGGCAGCTGATCGTGCAGTTCTCGGTGCTCATCAAGGACCTCCCCGAAAGTGAGCCAATGTTCGTAAAGCAGGGCAAGAAAGTGTATAACTCGACGGCGAACAACGTGCTCGCAAGACTCTGCAAGGAGGCGGGCGTCCCCGTGATCCCCATCCACGGACTTAGGCACACCCACGCCTCGTTGCTGCTGTTCGCGGGCGTATCGATTGCGAGTGTAGCCAAACGGTTGGGACACGCCAGCATGAACACGACAGAGAAGACATACCTGCACATAATCCAAGAGCTGGAAAACAAGGACGTTGACTTGGTGATGCGCTCGCTCACCAGCCTTATCTGA
- a CDS encoding ATP-binding protein: protein MLEKNDRKGTMFVAREGELTALERMYKRDGFQMAVIYGRRRVGKTTLIDEFVKDKRVLYFTAQQKTSHQNLELLSAATYAAFSLPATLPAFASWNDALRFVVERVGKEPPDTPLVIVFDEFPYAAEANPSLPSALQTTIDHGLKQTDTKLILCGSNEGFMESRVLGSKSPLYGRRTMQMRLNPFDYLDAARMLPGVPPEELVIYYATFGGTPYYLSQVDLSRTYEENVRELFFDRLGLLYEEPLMLLRQELHEPARYNSILDAVGSGNSTPSRIAKRAGVNPNSVGKYLKTLSVLGIIEKVSPLGNGPTSKNSAYRLKDPLFAYWYRFVSRYLGTIEKGAGAAASAYASSGQALSTYVGKQFKDVCLQWVQRESIAGRLPFSALEFGQWWGTDPDAHEETDIDIVAMNRVERELLVGECRWRNSFNETAAIKTLEHRSTLLKGFSRRHFVLFTKRETSAATRRAAADRADLCLVTLDELYAGLNP from the coding sequence ATGCTAGAGAAGAATGACCGGAAGGGGACTATGTTCGTCGCACGCGAAGGGGAGCTCACGGCGCTCGAGCGCATGTACAAGAGGGATGGCTTCCAGATGGCGGTCATCTACGGGCGGCGGCGCGTGGGCAAGACCACCCTCATCGACGAGTTTGTCAAGGACAAGAGGGTGCTCTACTTCACTGCCCAGCAGAAGACGTCGCACCAGAACCTTGAGCTCCTTAGCGCCGCCACCTACGCGGCGTTCTCGCTGCCCGCAACGCTCCCCGCCTTCGCGTCCTGGAACGACGCCTTGAGGTTCGTCGTCGAGAGGGTCGGGAAGGAACCCCCCGACACACCGCTCGTCATCGTCTTCGACGAGTTCCCCTACGCGGCCGAGGCCAACCCGTCGCTTCCGTCGGCCTTGCAGACAACGATTGACCACGGCCTCAAGCAGACAGATACGAAGCTGATCCTCTGCGGGAGCAACGAGGGCTTTATGGAGAGCAGGGTGCTCGGCAGCAAGAGCCCGCTCTACGGTCGGCGGACGATGCAGATGAGGCTCAACCCCTTTGACTACCTCGATGCCGCCCGCATGCTCCCAGGCGTGCCCCCCGAGGAGCTTGTCATATACTATGCGACCTTCGGCGGGACTCCCTACTATCTCTCTCAGGTCGACCTCTCCAGGACCTACGAGGAGAACGTGCGGGAGCTGTTCTTCGACAGGCTCGGCTTACTTTATGAGGAGCCCCTCATGCTGCTGCGCCAAGAGCTCCATGAGCCGGCACGATACAACTCGATCCTCGATGCCGTGGGATCCGGCAACTCCACCCCATCGAGGATCGCAAAACGGGCGGGTGTGAACCCGAACTCCGTCGGCAAGTACCTGAAGACACTTTCCGTCCTCGGGATCATCGAGAAGGTCTCGCCTCTCGGGAACGGCCCCACCTCGAAGAACTCGGCCTATCGCCTGAAGGATCCCCTCTTTGCCTACTGGTACCGATTCGTAAGCAGGTATCTTGGGACGATCGAGAAGGGTGCGGGTGCAGCGGCGTCCGCCTACGCCAGCTCGGGACAGGCGCTCTCGACGTACGTCGGCAAGCAGTTCAAGGACGTCTGCCTGCAGTGGGTCCAACGAGAGAGCATCGCCGGGAGACTCCCGTTCTCCGCACTCGAGTTCGGGCAGTGGTGGGGCACCGACCCCGACGCGCACGAGGAGACGGACATCGACATCGTCGCCATGAACAGGGTGGAGCGGGAGCTCCTTGTCGGCGAGTGCAGGTGGCGCAACTCCTTCAACGAGACCGCAGCCATCAAGACGCTCGAGCACCGCTCGACACTCCTCAAAGGCTTCAGCAGACGTCACTTCGTCCTGTTCACCAAGAGGGAGACGAGCGCTGCGACAAGAAGGGCTGCGGCAGACAGGGCGGACCTTTGCCTCGTCACGCTCGACGAGCTGTATGCCGGGCTCAATCCATAA
- a CDS encoding response regulator transcription factor, protein MISVMVVDDQRYERLGLALMLKGAEGIRIVAQAENGREAVDALAAASGDEMPDVVLMDVRMPMMDGIDATRIITRAHPGVKVLVLTTYDQDDYALGGLSAGASGFLLKDVTSAELADAVRAVASGDAVLTPRITRKVLGRCFPSSPLASPRGSAPMHKGSFSSLTPREAEVASLVADGFSNAEIAERLVVEPASVRRYVSRILAKTGLRDRVQVAVAWVRAKM, encoded by the coding sequence ATGATATCGGTGATGGTCGTCGACGACCAGCGCTACGAGAGGCTTGGACTCGCGCTGATGCTCAAGGGCGCCGAAGGCATCCGCATCGTCGCGCAGGCGGAAAACGGCCGCGAGGCGGTGGACGCGCTCGCCGCCGCTTCGGGCGACGAGATGCCGGACGTGGTGCTCATGGACGTGCGGATGCCCATGATGGACGGCATCGACGCCACCCGCATCATTACGCGGGCGCATCCAGGCGTCAAGGTGCTTGTGCTCACGACCTATGACCAAGATGACTACGCGCTCGGCGGACTGTCCGCCGGCGCGTCGGGGTTCCTGCTCAAGGACGTCACCTCAGCAGAGCTCGCCGACGCGGTACGTGCCGTCGCCTCCGGCGACGCCGTGCTCACGCCAAGGATCACGCGCAAGGTACTGGGAAGATGCTTTCCCTCCTCCCCACTGGCGTCCCCAAGGGGCAGTGCGCCTATGCACAAGGGGAGCTTCTCGTCGCTCACCCCGCGCGAGGCCGAGGTCGCCTCCCTCGTCGCCGACGGTTTCTCGAACGCCGAGATAGCCGAGCGACTCGTCGTGGAGCCAGCGAGCGTACGCAGGTACGTGAGCAGGATCCTGGCCAAGACGGGCCTGCGAGACCGCGTGCAGGTGGCCGTCGCATGGGTCAGGGCCAAGATGTAG
- a CDS encoding ABC transporter ATP-binding protein — translation MERIIEAYGLSKASLTKGAPPILDNCSISIGPGMTAVVGPSGAGKTSLLYALSGLDVPDTGQMLAFGQDVYALPDGQRTRFLRERVGFVFQDYNLVPYLTVKENALLPLSPAGHRGDPAQLAALLNRFGLSGHHAARAQELSGGERQRCALIRALMLSPKVLFADEPTGALDTGSSHVVLATLKEMASTGCAVVVVTHDPNVASAADVIIFMRDGRITHVAGSMAPKEILDGMKEHESEADHA, via the coding sequence ATGGAACGCATCATCGAAGCCTACGGCCTGAGCAAGGCCTCGCTCACCAAGGGCGCCCCTCCCATACTCGACAACTGCTCAATCTCCATCGGTCCCGGTATGACTGCGGTCGTCGGGCCCTCGGGGGCGGGGAAGACCTCGCTTCTCTACGCCCTCTCGGGACTGGACGTCCCAGACACAGGGCAGATGCTGGCATTTGGGCAGGACGTGTACGCGCTCCCCGATGGGCAGCGCACGCGCTTTTTGCGTGAGCGCGTCGGCTTCGTGTTCCAGGACTACAACCTCGTCCCGTACCTGACCGTCAAGGAGAATGCCCTCCTGCCGCTCTCGCCAGCTGGTCACAGAGGCGACCCCGCGCAGCTTGCAGCGCTGCTCAACCGCTTTGGGCTCTCTGGGCATCACGCGGCGAGAGCGCAGGAACTCTCAGGCGGAGAGAGGCAACGCTGCGCACTCATCCGCGCCCTGATGCTCTCGCCAAAGGTCCTCTTCGCCGACGAGCCAACCGGCGCACTCGACACCGGCAGCTCTCACGTCGTGCTCGCGACGCTCAAGGAGATGGCATCTACCGGCTGCGCGGTCGTCGTGGTCACGCACGACCCCAACGTCGCATCGGCCGCCGACGTGATCATCTTCATGCGCGACGGGCGCATCACGCACGTCGCAGGCAGCATGGCCCCCAAAGAGATACTTGACGGCATGAAGGAGCACGAAAGCGAGGCAGACCATGCATAG
- a CDS encoding alpha/beta hydrolase, with translation MSGSLRACQGRDPQGVCGLESAELRRLVVYVHGRGGSAKEAEHYRALFPESDVIGFDYRSQSPWEAHEEFPRFFGERRGRYGSLVLVAHSMGAFLALSSLGKRHVDEVYLVSPIVDMEKLIRDMMARAGVTEEELSKRLEIETGFGERLSWKYLRYVRDNPIRWGVPTHILCGEGDDLTPVETTSAFAGQIGADLSVMRGGEHWFHTREQLRFLDAWLGRLKRAGLGSGECAASCSTRSTFPSTPRPRP, from the coding sequence ATGAGCGGATCCTTGCGGGCGTGCCAAGGCCGTGACCCTCAGGGGGTATGCGGGCTGGAATCTGCCGAGCTGAGGCGTCTGGTCGTGTACGTGCACGGAAGGGGTGGCTCCGCCAAGGAGGCGGAGCACTACAGGGCCCTTTTCCCCGAAAGTGATGTGATTGGCTTCGACTACAGGTCGCAGAGCCCATGGGAGGCGCATGAGGAGTTCCCTCGATTCTTTGGCGAGAGACGCGGCCGCTACGGGTCGCTTGTCCTGGTCGCCCACAGCATGGGGGCGTTTCTTGCGTTGTCCTCCCTTGGTAAGAGACACGTCGACGAGGTGTATCTCGTCTCTCCCATCGTGGACATGGAGAAGCTGATACGCGACATGATGGCGCGCGCGGGCGTCACCGAGGAGGAGCTTTCGAAGAGGCTGGAGATCGAGACGGGCTTTGGCGAGAGGCTGTCCTGGAAGTACCTCCGTTACGTGAGGGACAACCCAATACGGTGGGGCGTCCCGACCCACATCCTGTGCGGCGAGGGGGACGACCTGACGCCCGTCGAGACTACGTCGGCCTTCGCAGGGCAGATTGGCGCGGACCTGAGCGTCATGAGAGGCGGGGAGCACTGGTTTCATACCCGCGAGCAGCTACGGTTTCTCGACGCTTGGCTGGGGCGGCTCAAGCGGGCGGGTCTCGGGTCCGGTGAGTGCGCAGCTTCTTGCTCGACGCGATCCACGTTCCCATCGACGCCGCGTCCCCGCCCATGA
- a CDS encoding ABC transporter permease — MKAFHFFLTRIFLRKPIFAIGTLTLLFLANYIVFSTARTVFSAREGYEQMARINAEGTFMASLDPDATVDVDSSSKESIQSVYDVLDDRYEYAFYTDGYITDLANSHGVEVPVGYMNQRYNELNGFSVAKGDGLTFDYSLDQGEAIPVLVGRGLADDYPLGSQFTMHDPALGRELTVRVVGIIAENSSHSILYAPDLKQYHNFSVVIPVNRAFIEQADAFLKLNGLMDLILVNTDRTGVSELGAYVNRTIGVKFNYYSRQDNIEFYNQYLVSSTSSLLVVSGALLVLTIVLSVWGSLASVRVMVRDFTINVLVGLSYSKVRRLLFSYYAGLSLLTLLAVLAMAAYSRYDAWQGKSAFLMTYGCAGLIGMDWLALLVALLLDLFLVTVVVQTISWRLRRVPISVGVLQ, encoded by the coding sequence ATGAAGGCCTTTCATTTTTTCTTGACTCGTATATTCCTAAGGAAGCCAATTTTCGCCATAGGCACGCTGACTCTGTTGTTTCTGGCTAACTACATAGTGTTCTCGACGGCTCGTACCGTGTTTTCCGCACGTGAGGGCTACGAGCAGATGGCGCGCATTAACGCGGAGGGAACATTCATGGCGAGCTTGGATCCGGATGCGACGGTAGATGTCGACAGCAGCTCAAAAGAATCGATCCAGAGCGTCTACGATGTCCTGGACGACCGATATGAGTACGCTTTCTACACTGACGGCTACATCACGGACCTAGCTAACAGCCATGGGGTCGAAGTCCCGGTGGGTTACATGAATCAGCGATATAACGAGCTCAACGGCTTTTCCGTCGCGAAGGGAGACGGGCTGACGTTTGATTACAGCCTGGACCAAGGCGAGGCGATTCCCGTTTTGGTGGGCAGGGGGCTCGCCGACGACTATCCGCTTGGCTCGCAGTTCACCATGCATGACCCCGCATTGGGCCGAGAGTTGACGGTGAGGGTCGTTGGCATCATCGCCGAGAACTCGTCGCATTCGATCCTTTATGCGCCTGATTTGAAGCAGTACCACAACTTTTCGGTGGTTATCCCGGTGAACAGAGCTTTCATTGAGCAGGCCGACGCCTTTCTTAAGCTCAACGGGCTCATGGATCTCATTTTAGTTAATACCGATCGTACGGGCGTGTCCGAGCTGGGCGCATATGTCAACAGAACGATTGGGGTCAAGTTCAACTACTATAGTCGACAGGACAACATTGAGTTTTACAACCAGTACCTTGTCTCCTCGACGAGTTCCCTGCTTGTTGTCTCTGGCGCGCTCCTTGTCCTGACCATCGTCCTATCCGTCTGGGGCTCTCTGGCAAGCGTGCGTGTGATGGTGCGCGACTTCACGATCAACGTGCTGGTGGGGCTAAGCTACTCCAAGGTCCGGCGGCTCCTCTTCTCATACTACGCGGGCCTTTCGCTCCTTACCCTGCTTGCCGTTCTTGCCATGGCCGCCTATTCGAGGTACGATGCCTGGCAAGGTAAGAGTGCATTTCTTATGACCTATGGCTGCGCGGGGTTGATCGGGATGGACTGGCTGGCCTTGCTTGTCGCACTACTGCTCGATCTCTTTCTGGTCACGGTGGTTGTGCAGACGATTTCCTGGAGACTGAGACGGGTTCCCATCTCGGTGGGGGTTTTGCAGTGA
- a CDS encoding ABC transporter ATP-binding protein, whose amino-acid sequence MDNVIDLKLEHKTYRKGSSSVTLLENFSLTVAEGEKLAIVGESGVGKSSLLNILGLIDRHYAGSYTLLGRSARELSDRESAAWRNQRIGFVLQESALISSLSIADNIKLPLLYARPPGSGRSGRFEEVVDTLDIGPILRKKPLECSGGERARAVFARAVIMSPQVILADEPTASLDAKNRSRIIGLLFGLNRDLGSTVVTVTHDADVASQHDRVVALQRKA is encoded by the coding sequence ATGGATAACGTCATCGACCTCAAGCTAGAGCACAAGACATATAGGAAGGGCTCGTCATCCGTAACCCTTCTTGAGAACTTCTCGCTCACGGTCGCTGAGGGCGAAAAGCTTGCGATAGTCGGGGAGTCTGGCGTTGGCAAGAGCTCGCTATTGAACATCCTTGGCCTGATTGACAGACACTACGCAGGTTCCTACACCCTGCTCGGCAGATCCGCCCGAGAGCTGTCAGATCGCGAGTCGGCTGCGTGGAGGAACCAAAGGATCGGATTCGTCCTACAGGAGTCGGCGCTCATCAGCTCCTTGAGCATTGCGGACAATATCAAGTTGCCCCTGCTCTACGCGCGGCCGCCCGGCAGCGGCCGGTCAGGTAGGTTTGAGGAGGTGGTGGACACTCTTGACATCGGTCCCATTCTGCGCAAGAAACCGCTCGAATGCTCCGGCGGGGAAAGGGCGAGGGCCGTCTTTGCGCGGGCTGTCATCATGAGCCCCCAAGTAATTCTTGCTGACGAGCCTACCGCCTCCCTTGACGCAAAGAACAGGTCAAGGATCATCGGTCTTCTGTTTGGCCTGAATCGTGACCTTGGGTCTACGGTCGTCACCGTTACGCATGATGCCGACGTGGCCAGCCAGCACGATAGGGTCGTCGCACTTCAGAGAAAGGCATAG
- a CDS encoding transposase, whose amino-acid sequence MGAYSVPEHIRAMKPRGTMVKAISGHYYVYEYRSVTEGGRRTRMGRCVGKIEEGRGYVPNSGRASGSEITTLEFGDWAVALSASAPVRGLLGEHFHADDADRIWALACMFCVRGVTPARDARRVWEQSALSLALPSVALGERAVGELLDALGRRQGPVLAFERALAEASSRLVAVDGHVVGSGSLPDDLAGKGYRFGATHCDQMNLLMAYDALGGSPLACRIVEGGLPGEASLADLVADVPLDGVLWLVDSGFHSAANVELLSSGNNDYIMPLHKGLRACKDAVAEMDLRERLGWARGRKATVVEWKEHDAGGGRRVLVLRDRDQAAVERANYLRYLAQGRKGYTEDGFASAEPFFGVCVLQTSLADATAEQVWDHYKRRWAIETYYDWLKNGMGLRGLCQRDYCRAQGLAFVCLVASLVRRELADLVGGRLPGRTVDEALLDARLVKAHLRAGRWGCCNCKGSVRRLFDTLGVPLEARFPIPAPAHT is encoded by the coding sequence ATGGGCGCGTACTCGGTCCCGGAGCACATCAGGGCGATGAAGCCCAGGGGCACGATGGTCAAGGCCATCAGCGGCCACTACTACGTCTACGAGTATCGCTCGGTGACCGAGGGCGGGAGGAGGACGAGGATGGGCCGCTGCGTGGGCAAGATAGAGGAGGGCCGCGGGTACGTGCCCAACTCCGGCCGCGCGTCCGGCTCGGAGATCACCACCCTGGAGTTCGGCGACTGGGCGGTGGCGCTGTCGGCCTCGGCACCGGTGCGCGGGCTGCTCGGGGAGCACTTCCACGCCGACGACGCGGATCGGATATGGGCGCTGGCCTGCATGTTCTGCGTGCGTGGCGTCACGCCGGCGAGGGACGCCAGGAGGGTCTGGGAGCAGTCGGCGCTCTCGCTGGCCCTGCCCTCCGTCGCCCTGGGGGAGCGGGCCGTGGGCGAGCTGCTCGACGCGCTCGGTCGCAGGCAGGGGCCGGTGCTCGCGTTCGAGCGGGCGCTCGCGGAGGCGAGCTCGCGCCTGGTCGCCGTCGACGGCCACGTGGTCGGCTCGGGGTCGCTCCCCGACGACCTGGCCGGCAAGGGGTATCGGTTCGGCGCCACCCACTGCGACCAGATGAACCTGCTCATGGCCTACGACGCCCTCGGTGGCTCGCCGCTCGCCTGCCGCATCGTCGAGGGCGGGCTGCCCGGCGAGGCGTCGCTCGCCGACCTGGTCGCCGACGTGCCGCTCGACGGCGTGCTGTGGCTCGTCGACTCCGGCTTCCACAGCGCGGCCAACGTCGAGCTGCTGTCGAGCGGGAACAACGACTACATCATGCCGCTGCACAAGGGGCTCAGGGCATGCAAGGACGCCGTGGCCGAGATGGACCTGCGCGAGCGGCTCGGCTGGGCGCGCGGGCGCAAGGCGACGGTGGTCGAGTGGAAGGAGCACGACGCGGGCGGCGGGCGGCGCGTCCTCGTGCTGCGCGACCGCGACCAGGCAGCGGTCGAGAGGGCAAACTACCTGCGCTATCTCGCGCAGGGCCGCAAGGGCTACACCGAGGACGGCTTCGCCTCCGCCGAGCCCTTCTTCGGTGTGTGCGTGCTGCAGACGAGCCTGGCGGACGCGACCGCCGAGCAGGTCTGGGACCACTACAAGAGACGATGGGCGATCGAGACCTACTACGACTGGCTCAAGAACGGCATGGGCCTCCGGGGCCTCTGCCAGCGCGACTACTGCCGCGCGCAGGGTCTCGCCTTCGTGTGCCTCGTCGCGTCGCTCGTGCGCAGGGAGCTCGCCGACCTGGTCGGGGGGCGGCTCCCCGGCCGTACCGTCGACGAGGCGCTGCTCGACGCCCGCCTGGTCAAGGCGCACCTCCGGGCCGGGAGATGGGGATGCTGCAACTGCAAGGGGTCAGTCAGGAGGCTGTTTGATACCCTAGGTGTGCCGCTCGAGGCGAGGTTCCCCATTCCCGCCCCAGCGCATACCTAA
- a CDS encoding ATP-binding protein — MQVYRREKYLKAIRGFYHDEGMIKVIMGVRRCGKSCLMRSIADELVESGVPESAIVFIDLDARGNRSVKTPDKLEALIDSSTPARAGGTKYLFIDEIQNVEGFEDLINGYRTDGGWSIFITGSNSYLLSGELATKLTGRYLEFDVFTLDFAEYLGMKRFLGKPVNQKLSLEFSEYLALGGFPKAVEYDAEDERRIYIRNVIQEIFEKDVKRSNKIKNVSVFNAVRDYLINNFGSPTSLKNLLTHFNDVEKVPIKRETLNRYIQILVDAKILYRCSRFDLKSRRSLSRDEKYYLADLGFYFATNTDARISYGPALENITYLYLRSLGYVLSVGRIGELECDFIARRSFGEYRYIQIAMTIAERSTEDREYRPFEKIRDSYPRYLFTLDPLPQTRDGVRHLNLMEFIAQGDDLG, encoded by the coding sequence GTGCAGGTATACCGTCGTGAGAAATACCTTAAGGCCATTCGTGGCTTCTATCACGACGAGGGGATGATCAAAGTGATCATGGGCGTACGCCGCTGCGGCAAGTCATGCCTGATGCGCTCTATTGCAGACGAGCTTGTCGAATCCGGGGTGCCCGAATCCGCCATCGTCTTCATCGACCTAGACGCTCGAGGTAATAGGAGCGTGAAAACGCCCGATAAGCTCGAAGCCCTTATAGACTCCTCCACGCCAGCCCGGGCGGGGGGCACGAAATACCTCTTTATCGACGAGATACAAAACGTCGAGGGCTTTGAAGATCTCATCAACGGCTATCGGACCGATGGCGGATGGTCCATCTTCATCACCGGCTCCAACTCCTACCTCCTCTCGGGAGAGCTCGCCACAAAGCTGACCGGCCGCTATCTCGAGTTCGACGTGTTCACGCTCGATTTCGCCGAATACCTTGGTATGAAACGGTTCCTCGGCAAGCCCGTCAACCAGAAGCTCTCACTCGAATTCTCCGAGTATCTGGCGCTCGGGGGCTTCCCAAAGGCCGTCGAGTATGACGCGGAGGACGAGAGGCGCATCTATATCCGCAACGTGATACAGGAGATTTTCGAGAAGGACGTGAAACGCTCGAACAAGATCAAAAACGTCTCGGTCTTCAACGCCGTCCGCGATTACCTCATCAATAACTTCGGGTCACCTACGAGCCTCAAGAACTTGCTTACGCACTTCAACGACGTGGAGAAGGTACCGATCAAGCGCGAGACCCTAAACAGATATATACAGATTCTCGTCGACGCAAAGATTCTCTACCGTTGCTCGAGATTCGATCTGAAGTCACGTAGATCGCTCTCGCGTGACGAAAAGTACTACCTTGCCGACCTAGGATTTTACTTCGCAACGAACACCGATGCGAGGATAAGCTATGGCCCCGCCCTGGAAAACATCACGTACCTGTACCTTAGAAGCCTCGGGTACGTGCTCAGCGTCGGGCGCATCGGTGAATTAGAGTGCGATTTCATAGCACGAAGGAGCTTCGGGGAGTATCGCTACATTCAGATTGCGATGACTATCGCAGAGCGCAGTACCGAGGATAGAGAGTATCGCCCATTCGAGAAGATACGCGACTCGTACCCCCGCTACCTGTTCACCTTGGACCCATTGCCTCAAACGCGAGATGGGGTGCGGCACCTGAACCTTATGGAATTCATCGCTCAAGGCGATGATCTTGGCTAA